GGAAAAGTTTTAGCTGTTGGAACGGGAGTTGTTAACCCCAAAAATgggtaaaaaaaatatgaaatatattaatgatgCACAATGGCTgagtttttaaaaattaaagaaaattttaaaaatagtataCTTAATTGATTGTGCgaaaataacatttttttatttttttttgtgtgataatatttttctttgcAAACTTTaaagaaatagaaaaatattataaaaaaaaagacaaacACATATGCACAGGAAATAATTGACTAGTTATTTTCTTAACcgttcataattttatgacattttttttttaattaatttatttattaacttTTGGCTTTTAGTCAACGTGTGCCTATAGACGTTGAAATTGGCGATTTGGTAATTTTTAACCCAAGTGATGGAAATAAGGTAATGAAATGCTTAAAATTGTAGAACAATAATGTTTCAACATATGAAAGTAAAATAATCGAACTAGTCAAAATGTGTGAaattgattttattttttttactaatatttgttcaaatttcattattacaATTACAGCTGAAGTATAATGATAAGGACTGTTTATTAATATCAAACGAAGAAATATtgggaaaaataaatgactCATCCATGGAAGTAAACCCAGAAAACATTACACCATTTTATGATCGTGTGCTAATAAAGTTGgtaaatcaaaatataaattctGACTCGTTAATAATTATGCCTGAATCACAAAATAACGAAAAGTCATGTGATGGTTTAGTTGTAGCAACTGGAAGTGGAAATTATGAtgaacataataataaaataccaTTAGATATACGTATAAatgattatattaaattttctcCTTTTTCAAACGAAAGTTGTGAATTtacttataaaaatgaaaaatatacttt
This DNA window, taken from Plasmodium berghei ANKA genome assembly, chromosome: 13, encodes the following:
- a CDS encoding 20 kDa chaperonin, putative, with the translated sequence MKTIKIAGFFLTFLSTFLAKRLAVSNSLNFVNNAPKQLQRRSPQKLRATEYKLDNRTIRGPLSPINEYILIQKNDAYDTTEAGVFIGDALKKNQYVGKVLAVGTGVVNPKNGQRVPIDVEIGDLVIFNPSDGNKLKYNDKDCLLISNEEILGKINDSSMEVNPENITPFYDRVLIKLVNQNINSDSLIIMPESQNNEKSCDGLVVATGSGNYDEHNNKIPLDIRINDYIKFSPFSNESCEFTYKNEKYTFVKARYIMAKY